From the genome of Candidatus Competibacteraceae bacterium:
GCAGCAGGCCGCCGATCACGCCCAGCACGAAATAGCCGATCACCGCCTGATGGGGGAACATCCCGGTCATCACCAGCGCGGTGGCGGTCACACCGCTGACCACCGCCGCCCCCATCAGGTGGGTGTTGAAATTCGCCATCCCTGCGCCTTAGCTCTCACGCCTCACGTTTTTAACCCTGCAACAGCAAGTTGCGCAGGTCGATGATGGCGGCGTTGGCGCGGGAGATATAGGACGCCATGATCAGCGAATGGTTGGCCATCGGCCCGAAACCGGTGCCGTTGAGAATGAGCGGACTCCAGATGAATGCCTGGGTATTTTCCAACTCGCGGATGATTTGCTTGAGTGAAACCACGGCGTTCTTGTCCGCCAGGACGCTGGCGAAATCCACCTCCAGCGCTCGCAGGGTATGCAGCAGCGCCCAGGAATAGCCGCGCGCCTCGAAGAAGTTGTCGTCGATCTTCGTCCAGGGCGTCTTGATCTGAGATTGCGCTGGAGTCGGTGTCGATTGGCGGGCGTTGGGATCGCCGGCCAGATCCAAGTTAAAGCGAACCTGGCCAACGCCGGCCGCCAACCGCTGCGCCAGACTGCCCAGCCGCTTCTCGACCACTTGCAGGTAGGCGCTCAGATTATCGGCACGGGCAAAAAACTGGCCGTCATAGACCTTGTCGTCAGCCAGTCGTTCGAGATAGCGGTACAACGCCATGGTTCCCTTACGGTATTCCGACTCGCTGGATGGCAGAATCCAGGATTCCGAATCGTAACTGAATTGCGGATCGGCAACTTGCAAGTCCTTGTCTTCGACCGACTGGGTCTGCGAACGGCTGAAATCGTTGCGCATTGAGCGCACCAGATCGCGCAACTCAGTCAAGGCGCCAAATTCCCAGTTGGGGATATTGTCCAGATAAATGCCCGGCGGTGTAACGTCGTTGCTGAGGTAGCCACCGGGCTTGTCCAGCAGGGTTTCGGCGATGCGAATGGCGGTGGCGGTGGTTACGTAGCCCGGCACCAGCTTTTTTTCGTCCTTGTTGGCCATGGCCAGCGCGCTTTCGCGCACATCGAACTCGCCGGGCGAGCGCGACCAGATAAAGCCGAGCACGATCACCACGATGAGGTAGGTGACCACGAACAGGCCCAGGGTCCACCACAGCCCTTTTTCCTTCCAGGTGCGAGGATTGTAGTACGTCGCCACCTTGGTGACTTTGCTGCCCAGGTTCGATTTTTTCGCGGATGCGGAGTCTTGCGGGTCCATTTCGTATTCCTTGGTTCGCTAGTCGGAATGGGTTCCAGGCGTTCACATCTGCCGGATTCGGGTTCGTTGCTCCTCCAGCTTGAGGATAGCTGTTTGGAGTTCCGCCAGGCGGG
Proteins encoded in this window:
- a CDS encoding DUF2333 family protein, producing the protein MDPQDSASAKKSNLGSKVTKVATYYNPRTWKEKGLWWTLGLFVVTYLIVVIVLGFIWSRSPGEFDVRESALAMANKDEKKLVPGYVTTATAIRIAETLLDKPGGYLSNDVTPPGIYLDNIPNWEFGALTELRDLVRSMRNDFSRSQTQSVEDKDLQVADPQFSYDSESWILPSSESEYRKGTMALYRYLERLADDKVYDGQFFARADNLSAYLQVVEKRLGSLAQRLAAGVGQVRFNLDLAGDPNARQSTPTPAQSQIKTPWTKIDDNFFEARGYSWALLHTLRALEVDFASVLADKNAVVSLKQIIRELENTQAFIWSPLILNGTGFGPMANHSLIMASYISRANAAIIDLRNLLLQG